A single genomic interval of Theropithecus gelada isolate Dixy chromosome 16, Tgel_1.0, whole genome shotgun sequence harbors:
- the KCNJ16 gene encoding inward rectifier potassium channel 16 — MSYYGSSYHIVNVDAKYPGYPPEHIIAEKRRARRRLLHKDGSCNVYFKHIFGEWGSYVVDIFTTLVDTKWRHMFVIFSLSYILSWLIFGSVFWLIALHHGDLLNDPDITPCVDNVHSFTGAFLFSLETQTTIGYGYRCVTEECSVAVLMVILQSILSCIINTFIIGAALAKMATARKRAQTIRFSYFALIGMRDGKLCLMWRIGDFRPNHVVEGTVRAQLLRYTEDSEGRMTMAFKDLKLVNDQIILVTPVTIVHEIDHESPLYALDRKAVAKDNFEILVTFIYTGDSTGTSHQSRSSYVPREILWGHRFNDVLEVKRKYYKVNCLQFEGSVEVYAPFCSAKQLDWKDQQLHIEKAPPVRGSCTSDTKARRRSFSAVAIVSSCENPEETTTSAAHEYRETPYQKALLTLNRISVESQM, encoded by the coding sequence ATGAGCTATTACGGCAGCAGCTATCATATTGTCAATGTGGATGCAAAATACCCAGGCTACCCACCAGAGCACATTATAGCTGAGAAGAGAAGAGCAAGAAGACGATTGCTTCACAAAGATGGCAGCTGTAATGTCTACTTCAAGCACATTTTTGGAGAATGGGGAAGCTATGTGGTTGACATCTTCACCACTCTTGTGGACACTAAGTGGCGCCATATGtttgtgatattttctttatcttatatTCTCTCATGGTTGATATTTGGCTCTGTCTTTTGGCTCATAGCCCTTCATCATGGCGATCTATTAAATGATCCAGACATCACACCTTGTGTTGACAACGTCCATTCTTTCACAGGGGCCTTTTTGTTCTCCCTTGAGACCCAAACCACCATAGGATATGGTTATCGCTGTGTTACTGAAGAATGCTCTGTGGCCGTGCTCATGGTGATCCTCCAGTCCATCTTAAGTTGCATCATAAATACCTTTATCATTGGAGCTGCCTTGGCCAAAATGGCAACTGCTCGAAAGAGAGCCCAAACCATTCGTTTCAGCTACTTTGCACTTATAGGCATGAGGGATGGGAAGCTTTGCCTCATGTGGCGCATTGGTGATTTTCGGCCAAACCACGTGGTAGAAGGAACAGTTAGAGCCCAACTTCTCCGCTACACAGAAGACAGTGAAGGGAGGATGACAATGGCATTTAAAGACCTCAAATTAGTCAATGACCAAATCATCCTGGTCACCCCGGTAACTATTGTCCATGAAATTGACCACGAGAGCCCTCTGTATGCCCTTGACCGCAAAGCAGTAGCCAAAGATAACTTTGAGATTTTGGTGACATTTATCTATACTGGTGATTCCACTGGAACATCCCACCAATCTAGAAGCTCCTATGTTCCCCGAGAAATTCTCTGGGGCCATAGGTTTAATGATGTCTTGGAAGTTAAGAGGAAGTATTACAAAGTGAACTGCTTACAGTTTGAAGGGAGTGTGGAAGTATATGCCCCCTTTTGCAGTGCCAAGCAGTTGGACTGGAAAGACCAGCAGCTCCACATAGAAAAGGCACCGCCAGTTCGAGGATCCTGCACATCAGACACCAAGGCGAGACGAAGGTCATTTAGTGCCGTTGCCATTGTCAGCAGCTGTGAAAATCCTGAGGAAACCACCACTTCTGCCGCACATGAGTATAGGGAAACACCTTATCAGAAAGCTCTCCTGACTTTAAACAGAATCTCTGTGGAATCCCAAATGTAG